In the genome of Leucobacter luti, one region contains:
- a CDS encoding GntR family transcriptional regulator has protein sequence MLVRIDEASELPLYTQIANSVREDIASGRVGPGQVLPPAREVATGLEINVHTVLRAYQLLRDEGLVDLKRRRGAVITAAAGAVAELRGEVAALVAHAASLGVSPALLASVVATTTPAPVPPAPLGRGVATAESHREAA, from the coding sequence GTGCTGGTACGGATCGACGAAGCAAGTGAGTTACCGCTGTATACGCAAATCGCGAATTCTGTCCGCGAGGACATCGCGAGTGGGCGAGTGGGTCCTGGGCAAGTGCTGCCGCCAGCACGCGAGGTCGCGACCGGGCTCGAGATCAACGTGCATACGGTCTTGCGTGCGTATCAGCTGCTGCGCGATGAGGGGCTCGTTGACCTGAAACGGCGTCGAGGCGCGGTGATCACTGCGGCGGCGGGCGCTGTTGCGGAGCTCCGAGGTGAAGTCGCCGCGCTCGTAGCGCACGCCGCGTCACTGGGCGTCTCGCCTGCGCTGCTCGCGTCCGTCGTGGCTACGACCACGCCCGCTCCTGTGCCGCCAGCACCACTCGGGAGGGGCGTAGCCACTGCCGAGTCGCACAGGGAGGCCGCATGA
- a CDS encoding DUF1648 domain-containing protein has protein sequence MREPVALPLRSSEPAAHDHSEADRASLDRARRAARWTGLYLPLSITLAMTGIMLLWLPRMPDPAAVHWGLSGEPDGFDSPWVNALMLPGIGLMLTGISCIQATQLARGRQHTGAPSRASSYRLIPAVVLGSVVLIASIGIGTSWVQLDAADARDTGSTLGVLVGGSVAAVAVSVLAYFAQPRLQSVAAQGGGAEAPRSRRPSTRSGCATYAPHAHSCGPSELRSCCLPR, from the coding sequence ATGAGAGAGCCGGTGGCTCTGCCCCTGCGCTCCTCGGAGCCGGCTGCGCATGATCACAGTGAGGCTGATCGCGCCTCCCTCGACCGTGCTCGCCGCGCAGCGCGGTGGACCGGACTGTATCTGCCACTGAGCATCACGCTCGCGATGACCGGAATCATGCTCCTCTGGCTGCCCCGGATGCCCGATCCGGCTGCTGTGCACTGGGGTCTGTCCGGGGAACCAGACGGCTTCGATTCACCGTGGGTCAACGCGCTCATGCTGCCGGGAATCGGCCTCATGCTGACTGGAATCTCCTGTATCCAGGCAACACAGCTTGCCCGCGGCCGACAGCACACCGGTGCGCCCTCGCGAGCCTCCTCCTACCGCCTCATCCCGGCGGTGGTGCTCGGCTCTGTGGTACTCATTGCGAGTATCGGGATTGGCACGAGCTGGGTGCAGCTTGATGCCGCCGATGCGCGAGACACCGGCTCAACGCTGGGGGTTCTCGTGGGAGGAAGCGTCGCTGCGGTCGCCGTCAGTGTGCTGGCATACTTCGCGCAACCGCGGCTGCAGAGCGTCGCCGCGCAGGGTGGGGGCGCGGAAGCGCCTCGCTCGCGTCGACCGAGCACGCGGTCTGGGTGCGCGACGTACGCGCCGCACGCTCATTCGTGTGGACCGTCGGAGCTGCGTTCCTGCTGCTTGCCACGATGA
- a CDS encoding ABC transporter permease, which produces MNLLDLFNEDLISSVLRSLIPILLAALGGMLAERVGIFNIGLEGMLLVGAFAGVAASYFTHNWVVGVIVAMLAGMLFSLILGYGAVYRKGDPIVLAIAMNILAVGMTSFLIVAVFDVQGVFQDPGIDGIPTWRIPFLADIPWIGALFALTPLGYLALLLVPTLWIVLFRTPLGLRMRGVGERPLAAATMGVNPQRYQLGAVLASGALAGLGGAQLALGNVVLFGENMSAGRGWIAVVVVMLARAHPVGVLGAALLFGFADAIGFRLQSFGLPQQLTDAGPYVLTLLVLILMSGRFRKTREAAVA; this is translated from the coding sequence ATGAACCTCCTCGATCTGTTCAATGAGGACCTCATTTCCTCGGTCCTCCGCTCACTGATCCCGATCCTGCTCGCGGCCCTCGGTGGCATGCTGGCTGAGCGGGTTGGCATCTTCAACATCGGCCTCGAGGGCATGCTCCTCGTCGGTGCCTTCGCCGGCGTCGCAGCGTCGTACTTCACGCACAACTGGGTGGTCGGCGTCATCGTCGCGATGCTCGCAGGCATGCTGTTCTCGCTGATCCTCGGCTACGGGGCGGTGTATCGGAAGGGCGATCCGATCGTGCTCGCGATCGCGATGAACATTCTCGCTGTCGGGATGACGAGCTTCTTGATTGTCGCTGTCTTCGACGTGCAGGGCGTGTTCCAGGATCCCGGCATCGATGGGATCCCGACGTGGCGAATTCCGTTCCTTGCTGACATTCCCTGGATCGGTGCGCTCTTCGCGCTCACTCCGCTCGGCTACCTCGCCTTGCTCCTCGTACCGACGCTCTGGATCGTCCTGTTCCGCACGCCGCTTGGCCTGCGGATGCGCGGTGTTGGCGAGCGTCCGCTCGCGGCCGCAACGATGGGCGTGAACCCGCAGCGATACCAGCTCGGTGCGGTCCTCGCGTCTGGCGCACTCGCCGGCCTCGGTGGCGCACAGCTCGCGCTCGGCAACGTCGTATTGTTCGGTGAAAATATGTCGGCGGGCCGTGGCTGGATCGCCGTGGTCGTCGTTATGCTGGCGCGTGCGCACCCCGTCGGCGTCCTCGGTGCGGCCCTGCTGTTTGGCTTCGCGGACGCCATTGGCTTCCGCCTCCAGTCGTTCGGCCTGCCGCAGCAGCTCACCGACGCGGGCCCGTACGTGCTCACGCTGCTCGTCCTGATCCTGATGAGCGGGCGCTTCCGCAAGACCCGTGAGGCGGCCGTCGCGTGA